In a genomic window of Allomeiothermus silvanus DSM 9946:
- a CDS encoding DUF3105 domain-containing protein — MGKKSRSKKLAAANPTQPSARRPDTRWRVWGAGALAILALGWGGWSWWQGQQVANQFPALVAAGQAGLSRVETPRDEGRGHVGPGQTVPYETDPPNSGPHWTTWVNPGIYTTAPRNEQLVHSLEHGHIVIYYDQPGEEAMRTLRAWVDRYQGQWDGVLAVRREGLGQRLILTAWNKILRLDRFDPAVAAAFVDKYRGRGPENPVR, encoded by the coding sequence ATGGGTAAGAAATCCAGATCGAAGAAGCTCGCTGCGGCCAACCCCACCCAGCCCTCCGCGCGCCGCCCAGATACCCGCTGGAGGGTGTGGGGGGCCGGGGCCCTGGCCATCCTGGCCTTGGGCTGGGGAGGCTGGTCGTGGTGGCAGGGCCAGCAGGTGGCCAACCAGTTCCCCGCGCTGGTGGCGGCGGGCCAAGCTGGTCTGAGCCGGGTTGAGACCCCCCGCGATGAGGGACGCGGGCACGTCGGGCCGGGCCAGACGGTGCCCTACGAGACCGACCCGCCCAACTCGGGGCCGCACTGGACCACCTGGGTCAACCCCGGCATCTATACCACCGCTCCTCGCAACGAGCAGCTGGTGCACTCGCTCGAGCACGGCCACATCGTGATCTACTACGACCAGCCCGGCGAAGAAGCTATGCGCACCCTGCGGGCCTGGGTGGACCGCTACCAGGGGCAGTGGGACGGGGTGCTGGCGGTCCGGCGCGAGGGTTTGGGACAGCGGCTCATCCTCACCGCCTGGAACAAGATCCTGCGGCTGGACCGCTTCGACCCGGCGGTCGCGGCGGCCTTCGTGGACAAGTACCGGGGCCGGGGTCCGGAGAACCCGGTGCGCTAG
- a CDS encoding VIT1/CCC1 transporter family protein, which produces MYSRVHVEQHFTGSDTVRDIVIGMSDGLTVPFALAAGLSGAVDSSFVVLIAGIAEVVAGSIAMGLGGYLAARSEADHYRAELEREWREVKELPQAETEEVRQVFRGYGLEGEPLEQATRAVIARPQTWVEFMMKEELGLEKPDPRRALRSALTIGGSYVVGGAIPLLPYALRLPLASALIWSVVVTLVALLIFGAVKARFTGISLFRGAWQTALVGGLAAGAAYGLARVISGLEH; this is translated from the coding sequence ATGTACTCTAGAGTGCACGTCGAACAACACTTCACCGGCTCCGACACCGTGCGGGACATCGTGATCGGGATGTCGGACGGGCTTACCGTACCCTTTGCCCTGGCCGCGGGGCTCTCGGGGGCGGTGGACTCGAGCTTCGTGGTGCTGATCGCGGGGATTGCCGAGGTGGTGGCGGGCTCGATCGCGATGGGGCTGGGCGGTTACCTGGCGGCCCGCAGCGAGGCCGACCACTACCGGGCCGAACTCGAGCGCGAGTGGCGCGAGGTCAAGGAACTGCCCCAGGCCGAGACCGAAGAGGTACGCCAGGTGTTCCGGGGTTATGGGCTCGAGGGCGAACCGCTGGAGCAGGCCACCCGAGCGGTCATCGCCCGGCCTCAGACCTGGGTGGAGTTCATGATGAAAGAGGAGCTGGGGCTGGAAAAACCCGACCCCCGAAGGGCCCTGCGCAGCGCCCTGACCATTGGGGGCTCGTACGTGGTCGGTGGAGCGATCCCGCTACTGCCCTACGCGCTGCGCTTGCCGCTGGCCTCGGCCCTGATCTGGAGTGTAGTGGTCACGCTGGTGGCCCTCTTGATTTTCGGCGCGGTGAAGGCGCGCTTCACCGGGATCTCCCTTTTCCGCGGAGCCTGGCAGACCGCACTCGTGGGCGGGTTGGCCGCGGGGGCGGCTTACGGATTGGCCCGTGTGATCAGCGGTCTCGAGCACTAG
- a CDS encoding DMT family transporter has translation MRGHLWGLLYLNLVTVLWGTTFVVVKGTVEVLSPSLIILGRFLVASLCFLPFTLTLRKEDEQSQRVLWLAAFELGFWLWAGYATQAVGLQYTSASRSAFITALNVILVPIILGLFGRRIGLAVWAAAALAVVGVGLLSYDGSPPNLGDLWTLGCAFTYAAYIIRLESYAKRLPALGLTTVQVYGTALFALAWVLWEQPRVEWDRFPWFAIFYLGVFATALTTLLQTLGQGRVSAPEAAIIYVLEPVWASVFAFLLLGERLGAQGLVGAALVVSATLIDSLQYYWRSRTSARDR, from the coding sequence GTGCGCGGTCATCTGTGGGGTTTGCTCTACCTCAATTTGGTTACGGTTTTGTGGGGTACTACCTTCGTGGTCGTCAAGGGTACGGTAGAGGTACTCAGCCCTAGCCTAATCATCTTGGGGAGATTCCTGGTAGCAAGCCTGTGCTTTTTGCCCTTTACTCTCACCCTCCGCAAAGAAGACGAGCAAAGCCAGAGAGTGCTTTGGCTAGCGGCCTTTGAGCTAGGGTTTTGGCTATGGGCCGGATACGCCACCCAGGCGGTGGGGCTGCAGTACACCTCGGCCAGCCGGAGTGCTTTCATCACCGCGCTGAACGTGATCCTGGTGCCGATCATCCTGGGGTTGTTCGGGCGGCGGATCGGCCTTGCGGTGTGGGCCGCCGCGGCGCTGGCGGTGGTGGGGGTGGGGCTTCTCTCCTACGATGGCTCCCCGCCCAACCTGGGCGATCTCTGGACGCTAGGCTGCGCTTTCACCTACGCTGCATACATCATCCGCCTGGAGAGCTATGCCAAACGCCTCCCGGCCCTTGGCCTCACCACCGTCCAAGTCTATGGTACGGCGCTGTTTGCATTGGCCTGGGTGCTCTGGGAGCAACCTAGGGTGGAGTGGGACCGCTTTCCCTGGTTTGCCATTTTCTATCTGGGAGTATTCGCGACTGCCCTTACTACGCTGTTACAGACTTTGGGGCAGGGCCGGGTCTCTGCGCCGGAGGCCGCGATCATTTACGTGCTCGAGCCGGTATGGGCCTCAGTGTTTGCCTTCTTGCTGCTGGGCGAACGCCTGGGGGCGCAAGGCCTGGTGGGGGCCGCACTGGTGGTCTCGGCCACGCTGATTGATAGCTTGCAGTATTACTGGCGCTCGAGAACTAGTGCTCGAGACCGCTGA
- a CDS encoding glutaredoxin family protein — translation MIRVYGLTGCGPCEVVKLFLKQKNLPFEFLDVQESPEARQKVLEMVGTLTAGVVLEVNGEPIALSGVSIPKLEAWYQEYLRRWRT, via the coding sequence ATGATCCGTGTTTATGGCCTCACCGGCTGCGGCCCTTGCGAGGTCGTTAAACTATTCCTCAAGCAGAAAAATCTGCCTTTCGAGTTCTTGGACGTGCAGGAGAGCCCCGAGGCACGGCAAAAAGTCCTGGAGATGGTAGGAACTCTTACCGCCGGGGTGGTACTCGAGGTAAACGGCGAACCCATCGCCCTTAGCGGAGTATCGATCCCTAAGCTAGAAGCGTGGTACCAGGAGTACCTGCGCCGATGGCGTACTTGA
- a CDS encoding diguanylate cyclase: MKDDPDLSSLEAQLAATDDPTARTELLIRLASAWALQDAQRAFQFAQQAVHTARSSGYVLGEASGLFEMGWASYNLGEYAQALESFQQALLLYQELRDPKGTADSLRGLGIVHDLLGNYEKALGYFVENLQIYQGMADLKGQANTLNSIGIIYSKNGQPKEGLEYYRQSHALARQLGEQRLVYITLSNMGINLKNLGRYSEAEAVLLEALELVSPQQHLPRGSVLSNLALVYERQGRTEEAERLHRQSLEHFRTGKYPAGETEALLGLGRLYLRLGRLEEARSLLHQALALAERTGQTPKQFEARQDLSEVYKRQGALALALEHLEAAHRLERQVYNENSDRKLKNLQISFQVEQVRREAELERRKNAELAQAYAELKELHEALRQADQQKNLLLQQLERLSLEDALTGLYNRRYLDGRLAEEFIRARRYQHPLSVAIADLDNFKQINDKLSHAVGDEALRTVARLLRQCCRETDLVARYGGEEFALVLLEASEEQARSICEKIRSAIAEYPWSTVHPELKVTVSIGLCSDLGLESHQHMLAEADRNLYRAKHLGKNRVV, encoded by the coding sequence ATGAAAGACGACCCCGATCTCTCCTCCCTCGAGGCCCAACTCGCCGCGACCGACGACCCCACTGCCCGCACCGAGCTCTTGATTCGGCTGGCCTCGGCCTGGGCGCTCCAAGACGCCCAGCGGGCTTTTCAGTTTGCCCAGCAAGCCGTACACACGGCCCGCTCGAGCGGGTATGTGCTGGGGGAAGCCAGCGGCCTTTTCGAGATGGGCTGGGCCAGCTACAACTTGGGCGAATACGCCCAGGCCCTGGAAAGTTTCCAGCAGGCCCTGCTGCTTTACCAAGAACTCCGCGACCCTAAGGGCACCGCCGACAGCCTGCGCGGGTTGGGGATAGTACACGATCTCTTAGGGAACTACGAAAAAGCTCTGGGATATTTCGTGGAAAATCTACAGATTTACCAGGGTATGGCGGATCTGAAGGGGCAGGCCAACACCCTCAACAGCATCGGCATCATTTACTCCAAAAACGGCCAGCCCAAAGAGGGTCTAGAGTACTACCGGCAAAGCCATGCTCTGGCCCGGCAATTGGGGGAACAGCGCCTAGTCTACATAACCCTAAGCAACATGGGGATCAACCTCAAGAACCTGGGGCGCTATTCCGAGGCCGAGGCCGTGCTGCTCGAAGCCCTGGAGCTGGTCAGCCCCCAGCAACACCTGCCCAGGGGCAGCGTGCTTAGCAACCTGGCGTTGGTGTACGAGCGCCAGGGGCGCACTGAGGAGGCCGAGCGGCTACATAGGCAAAGCCTCGAGCACTTTCGTACCGGTAAATACCCTGCGGGCGAAACCGAGGCCCTTTTGGGGCTTGGGCGGCTATACTTGCGGCTGGGACGGCTAGAAGAAGCCCGAAGCCTTCTGCACCAAGCCCTGGCCCTGGCCGAGCGTACCGGGCAAACGCCCAAGCAGTTTGAAGCCCGGCAAGACCTGTCCGAGGTCTACAAGCGGCAAGGCGCTCTGGCCCTGGCGCTCGAGCACCTGGAGGCCGCCCATCGGCTCGAGCGCCAGGTCTACAACGAGAACTCCGACCGCAAGCTCAAAAATTTGCAGATCAGCTTTCAGGTCGAGCAGGTCCGCCGCGAGGCCGAGCTGGAGCGCCGCAAGAATGCCGAGCTAGCCCAGGCCTATGCCGAACTCAAAGAACTCCACGAAGCTCTGCGTCAGGCTGACCAACAAAAAAACCTGCTCCTGCAGCAGCTAGAGCGGCTTTCTTTGGAAGATGCCCTGACCGGGCTCTACAACCGCCGCTATCTGGATGGCCGGTTAGCCGAGGAGTTCATCCGAGCCCGCCGCTACCAACACCCACTCTCAGTGGCCATAGCCGATCTCGACAACTTCAAGCAGATCAACGATAAGCTCTCGCACGCGGTTGGCGACGAGGCCTTACGCACGGTGGCCCGGCTCCTGCGGCAATGCTGCCGCGAGACCGACCTGGTGGCCCGCTACGGCGGGGAGGAGTTTGCCTTAGTGTTGCTCGAGGCAAGCGAGGAACAGGCCCGGTCTATCTGCGAGAAAATCCGCTCGGCCATCGCCGAGTATCCTTGGTCTACTGTCCACCCCGAACTAAAGGTAACGGTTTCCATTGGCCTGTGCAGCGACCTCGGCTTGGAAAGCCACCAACACATGTTGGCCGAGGCCGACCGGAACCTCTACCGGGCTAAACACCTGGGCAAGAATCGGGTAGTGTAG
- the zapE gene encoding cell division protein ZapE: MRLSERSPKVNLRVLLEEFSPPPRFRAATFESYRPDPRYPSQELAKERLRRWVHDKPQGFFKRKRPDPSGIYLDGGFGVGKTHLLVSAFWEAPEPKGYLSFEELTYAVGLMGMAQAVERFSQLHYLFIDEFELDDPGNAQMVTHLLGQCMEKGLRVATTSNTPPGALGQGRFNAEQFKIQIQSLSRRFAVETLDGEDYRHRDPAHPPAPLDRQQLGALYQQETRPATYDAFVDLLGHLRSLHPIRYRYLFEGLEVVYLEGLAPISDQNDALRFVHFVDKLYDRGVGLRASGVGLERIFPESYRYGAFAKKYGRCLSRLAELLAEG, from the coding sequence GTGCGCCTCAGCGAACGTTCCCCCAAGGTCAACTTGCGTGTGCTTCTGGAGGAATTTTCCCCCCCTCCTCGGTTCCGCGCTGCGACTTTTGAAAGCTATCGGCCTGATCCCCGTTACCCCTCGCAAGAGCTTGCCAAAGAGCGCTTACGTCGCTGGGTACACGACAAACCCCAGGGATTTTTTAAGCGCAAGCGGCCCGATCCCTCGGGGATCTATCTCGACGGCGGCTTCGGGGTGGGGAAGACCCACCTGCTGGTCTCGGCCTTTTGGGAGGCCCCCGAACCCAAAGGCTACCTCTCCTTCGAGGAGCTAACCTATGCGGTAGGGTTGATGGGGATGGCTCAGGCCGTGGAACGGTTTTCTCAGCTACACTATCTCTTTATCGACGAGTTCGAACTCGACGACCCCGGCAACGCCCAGATGGTCACCCACCTCTTGGGCCAGTGCATGGAGAAGGGGTTGCGGGTCGCTACCACCTCCAACACCCCGCCGGGGGCCTTGGGGCAGGGGCGCTTCAACGCCGAGCAGTTCAAGATCCAAATCCAAAGCCTGAGCCGGCGTTTCGCGGTGGAGACCCTGGATGGCGAAGATTACCGTCACCGCGACCCCGCGCACCCTCCCGCGCCCCTGGACCGCCAACAGCTGGGGGCGCTCTACCAGCAAGAGACCCGGCCTGCCACCTACGACGCCTTCGTGGACCTGCTGGGCCACCTGCGCTCCCTTCATCCCATTCGCTACCGTTACCTGTTCGAGGGGCTGGAGGTGGTCTACCTCGAGGGCTTAGCTCCTATCTCCGACCAAAACGATGCGCTGCGCTTCGTGCACTTCGTGGACAAGCTCTATGACCGAGGGGTGGGCTTGCGGGCTTCGGGGGTAGGGCTCGAGCGAATCTTTCCCGAGTCCTACCGCTACGGGGCCTTTGCCAAGAAGTACGGGCGCTGCCTATCGCGCCTGGCCGAATTACTGGCCGAGGGTTAG
- a CDS encoding phosphopentomutase yields MKITTIVLDSVGLGYLPDAAAFGDEGADTLDHTVLKTGLELPNLAALGLGNVPGVHTLPASENPSGAFGRMREVNPGKDTSTGHWEFVGIHLEHPFRTFPQGYPQEFLQAYTQRIGVGGWLLNRPYSGTDAIRDYGEEHLKTGWPIVYTSADSVFQVAAHIAKVPLETLYEWCKVAREMLVGPLACARVIARPFEGERGGFYRREDLRKDFALEPPRNVLDVIKAGGLEVVGIGKIPDIYAHRGFTREVKSKDNADGIGQTLEQMHQPYNGLIFTNLVDFDAKFGHRRNPAGYAQALAEFDARLPDLLTALGPEDYLFIVSDHGNDPTYRGTDHTREYGMLLVAGPGMAGRDLGTRATFSDLAATWAKLLGLTWDGPGTAI; encoded by the coding sequence ATGAAGATCACCACCATCGTCCTTGATTCGGTGGGCTTGGGTTACCTTCCCGATGCGGCAGCCTTCGGTGACGAGGGGGCCGACACCCTCGACCACACCGTGCTCAAAACCGGCCTCGAGCTGCCCAACTTGGCGGCCTTAGGCCTTGGCAATGTGCCGGGCGTCCATACCCTGCCCGCCTCCGAGAACCCCAGTGGGGCCTTTGGCCGGATGCGCGAGGTCAACCCCGGAAAAGACACCTCCACGGGGCATTGGGAGTTCGTGGGGATCCACCTCGAGCATCCCTTTCGCACATTTCCACAGGGCTATCCCCAGGAGTTTCTCCAGGCCTACACCCAGCGTATTGGGGTGGGAGGATGGCTCTTGAACCGACCATACTCGGGCACCGATGCCATTCGCGATTATGGGGAGGAACACCTGAAGACCGGATGGCCCATCGTCTACACCTCGGCAGACTCGGTGTTCCAGGTAGCGGCCCACATCGCCAAGGTTCCGCTCGAGACCCTTTACGAATGGTGTAAGGTAGCCCGCGAAATGCTCGTGGGGCCGCTGGCCTGTGCCCGGGTGATCGCCCGGCCTTTCGAGGGGGAGCGGGGGGGCTTCTACCGCCGCGAGGACCTGCGCAAGGACTTTGCGCTCGAGCCTCCCCGTAACGTCTTGGACGTGATCAAAGCGGGTGGATTGGAGGTGGTGGGGATTGGCAAGATCCCCGATATCTACGCGCACCGAGGCTTTACCCGCGAGGTCAAATCCAAGGACAACGCCGATGGGATCGGGCAGACCCTGGAGCAGATGCACCAGCCCTACAACGGCCTGATCTTTACCAACCTGGTGGACTTCGACGCTAAGTTCGGTCACCGCCGCAACCCAGCAGGATACGCCCAAGCCCTGGCCGAATTCGACGCCCGATTGCCCGATCTGCTCACCGCTCTTGGCCCTGAGGACTATCTTTTTATCGTCTCTGACCACGGCAACGACCCCACCTACCGGGGAACCGACCACACCCGCGAGTACGGGATGCTCCTGGTGGCCGGGCCGGGGATGGCCGGGCGGGATTTGGGAACACGGGCCACCTTCTCCGACTTGGCCGCGACTTGGGCTAAGCTCTTGGGGCTCACCTGGGACGGGCCAGGAACGGCGATTTAG
- a CDS encoding DUF1905 domain-containing protein, which translates to MSLEFSGEVWQWRGPAPFYFVTVPAEQSRAIKDVAKLVTYGWGVIPVRVRIGKTEWETSLFPKDGLYLVPLKDMVRKAEGLAEGDRVTVWLEIGAGQKRKP; encoded by the coding sequence ATGAGCCTCGAGTTTAGCGGTGAAGTTTGGCAGTGGCGCGGCCCGGCGCCCTTTTACTTTGTGACCGTTCCCGCGGAGCAAAGCCGGGCCATAAAGGATGTGGCAAAGCTCGTGACCTATGGCTGGGGGGTGATTCCGGTAAGGGTGCGGATCGGCAAGACCGAGTGGGAGACCTCGCTGTTTCCCAAAGATGGGTTGTACCTGGTCCCCCTCAAGGATATGGTTCGTAAAGCGGAAGGCCTGGCGGAAGGCGACCGGGTTACGGTGTGGCTGGAGATTGGGGCTGGCCAGAAGAGAAAGCCATAA
- a CDS encoding zinc-dependent alcohol dehydrogenase produces the protein MRAVISEPHHIEWAEAPEPELGAGEVLLEPLAVGVCGSDIHVFEGLHPFVRYPVFPGHEVAARVVGLGTGVDPAWEGALVALEPSLTCGRCEACRSGHYNICDNLQVMGFQAPGAMAECFVSPTQNLHRLPETFDAELGAMIEPLAVAVHAVTLTAVQGKNVAVLGAGTIGLLVAQVVKAYGAASVEIVDPLEPRRRVAEILGLSAKTPDKAKYEVIFECVGNERALEAAIQGIHKGGSIIVVGVYGKPATISAGLIQDWEIMLKGSLMYTYKDYQEAIRLFAVGQVQGKPLITHRFSLQEVNAAFNAALEREKALKVMLARG, from the coding sequence ATGCGAGCAGTCATTAGCGAACCCCACCACATCGAGTGGGCAGAAGCGCCCGAACCCGAGCTAGGAGCAGGAGAAGTGCTGCTCGAGCCCCTGGCGGTAGGGGTCTGCGGATCGGATATCCACGTCTTCGAGGGGCTACACCCCTTCGTGCGTTACCCGGTCTTTCCCGGCCATGAGGTCGCAGCGCGGGTGGTGGGGCTAGGTACCGGCGTTGACCCTGCCTGGGAGGGGGCCTTGGTGGCCCTCGAGCCCTCCCTCACCTGTGGTCGCTGCGAAGCTTGTCGCAGTGGGCACTACAACATATGCGATAACCTCCAGGTGATGGGCTTTCAGGCCCCCGGCGCGATGGCCGAGTGCTTCGTGAGCCCCACCCAAAACCTACACCGCCTCCCAGAGACGTTCGACGCCGAACTCGGGGCGATGATCGAGCCGCTGGCGGTAGCGGTACACGCGGTTACGCTCACAGCAGTGCAGGGGAAGAACGTCGCGGTGCTGGGTGCGGGAACCATTGGCCTGCTGGTAGCCCAGGTGGTCAAGGCCTATGGGGCAGCAAGCGTGGAAATTGTGGACCCGCTCGAGCCCCGCCGCAGGGTTGCAGAGATCCTGGGGTTGAGCGCCAAAACCCCCGACAAAGCCAAGTACGAGGTAATCTTTGAGTGCGTGGGGAACGAAAGGGCGCTCGAGGCCGCCATCCAGGGCATCCACAAGGGCGGCAGCATCATCGTGGTGGGGGTGTATGGCAAACCCGCCACCATCTCTGCCGGGCTCATCCAGGACTGGGAGATCATGCTCAAGGGCAGCCTGATGTACACCTACAAGGACTATCAGGAGGCCATCCGCTTATTCGCCGTGGGCCAAGTGCAGGGGAAGCCGCTCATCACCCACCGCTTTTCCTTACAGGAGGTAAATGCGGCTTTCAATGCCGCCTTGGAGCGAGAAAAAGCCCTCAAGGTGATGCTGGCTCGAGGCTAA
- a CDS encoding SDR family NAD(P)-dependent oxidoreductase encodes MVLDQFRLDDQVAVVTGGARGIGFAIATALAEAGACVVIADLEVAGEQSAHQLRERGLQAEFRPLDVTRSAQADALAKSLVEHYGHVEILVNNAGICRNTPALETSDEEWLQIFDVNVHGVFWCSRAFGRVMAQQGRGSIINIASMSGIIVNKPQPQAAYNASKAAVAHLTRSLAAEWASAGVRVNAISPGYIGTEMTKRGLENPQWRKDWLELTPLGRLGEPSEVANCALFLASPASSYLTGSELVVDGGYTVW; translated from the coding sequence ATGGTATTGGATCAGTTCAGGTTAGACGATCAGGTAGCCGTGGTCACCGGTGGAGCCCGAGGGATTGGCTTTGCCATCGCCACTGCGCTTGCCGAAGCGGGGGCTTGTGTGGTCATCGCCGATCTCGAGGTTGCAGGCGAACAAAGCGCCCATCAGCTGCGAGAACGGGGCTTGCAGGCCGAGTTTCGCCCCCTCGACGTGACGCGCTCAGCCCAGGCGGACGCGCTCGCAAAGAGCCTGGTGGAACACTACGGCCACGTGGAAATTCTGGTCAACAACGCCGGAATCTGCCGTAACACGCCCGCGCTCGAGACCTCCGACGAAGAGTGGCTACAGATTTTTGACGTCAACGTGCACGGGGTGTTCTGGTGCAGCCGGGCTTTTGGGCGGGTGATGGCTCAACAGGGGCGAGGCAGCATCATCAACATCGCCTCGATGTCGGGGATCATCGTCAACAAGCCCCAGCCCCAGGCGGCCTACAACGCCTCCAAGGCCGCCGTCGCTCACCTCACCCGCTCGCTGGCGGCGGAGTGGGCCAGCGCCGGGGTGCGGGTGAATGCCATCTCCCCCGGCTATATCGGTACCGAGATGACCAAACGCGGGCTCGAGAACCCCCAGTGGCGCAAGGACTGGCTCGAACTCACCCCCTTGGGCCGCCTCGGTGAGCCCTCCGAGGTGGCGAACTGCGCCCTTTTCCTCGCCTCCCCCGCCAGCAGCTACCTCACCGGCAGCGAGCTGGTGGTGGACGGGGGATATACGGTCTGGTAG
- a CDS encoding zinc-dependent alcohol dehydrogenase family protein yields the protein MRAAVITRPRKLEIQDLPPPEVGAGQVRIRVGATGVCGTDLHLFDGHFHAQLPLVPGHEIAGIIDQVGPGVRDLKEGQLVALDPVIACGQCWACRRGQRQHCLNFQALGVTRAGGFSQYVVAPAGNAYAVENLTAAEAAFAEPLGCVVWGLLRLRPEPGGNALVFGAGPIGLLLMQALLAVGVAAVTVVDPVAERLALAKTLGAARTVQSGPNLSEELRDLEPHGFDVVTEATGVPSVVEAMPQYAAVGGKILIFGVAPEDATVRISPYDLFQRDLSVIGSFSLNGTVPQALAWLETGRVQVKPLISHQLPIEQLRLALEYKEHPGMEGALKVLIVPE from the coding sequence ATGCGCGCAGCGGTAATTACCCGTCCAAGAAAGCTCGAGATCCAAGACCTCCCCCCGCCCGAAGTGGGGGCAGGCCAAGTGCGAATCCGGGTGGGGGCTACCGGGGTTTGCGGAACCGACCTACACCTCTTCGACGGGCACTTTCACGCCCAGTTGCCGCTGGTGCCCGGCCATGAGATCGCCGGGATCATTGACCAAGTAGGGCCAGGGGTACGCGACCTAAAAGAAGGCCAATTGGTAGCCCTCGACCCGGTGATCGCCTGCGGACAGTGCTGGGCCTGTCGCCGCGGGCAGCGCCAGCACTGTCTGAACTTCCAGGCGTTGGGGGTTACGCGGGCTGGAGGCTTTTCCCAGTACGTGGTGGCTCCGGCAGGGAACGCCTATGCGGTGGAAAATCTCACCGCTGCCGAGGCCGCCTTCGCCGAGCCGCTGGGCTGTGTGGTGTGGGGCCTCTTGCGGCTGCGCCCAGAGCCGGGCGGTAACGCGCTGGTGTTTGGGGCTGGGCCGATTGGGCTGCTATTGATGCAAGCTTTGTTGGCAGTAGGAGTGGCCGCGGTGACGGTGGTAGACCCGGTGGCCGAACGGCTCGCGTTGGCGAAGACCCTAGGCGCTGCACGCACTGTGCAAAGCGGGCCGAACCTGAGCGAAGAACTCCGCGATCTGGAACCCCACGGCTTCGATGTGGTAACCGAGGCCACCGGGGTGCCCAGCGTGGTGGAGGCTATGCCGCAGTATGCGGCAGTGGGAGGCAAGATCCTCATCTTTGGCGTGGCCCCCGAGGACGCCACGGTGCGGATTAGCCCCTATGACCTCTTCCAGCGTGACCTGAGCGTGATCGGCAGCTTCTCGCTCAATGGAACCGTGCCCCAGGCCCTGGCCTGGCTCGAGACAGGCCGCGTGCAGGTCAAGCCCCTAATCAGCCATCAACTGCCTATCGAGCAACTCAGGTTGGCCCTGGAGTACAAGGAACACCCTGGGATGGAGGGCGCCCTCAAGGTGCTGATCGTCCCCGAGTAG
- a CDS encoding carbohydrate ABC transporter permease, translating to MSEGKRVRWELTLLAYLVAGVMFFPIFWMFLTGFKSEGDAIAIPPKLLFTPTLESIREALTRSDYAQHFLNSLISALGSTALALLLAIPAAYSMAFYPTQRTNSTLLWMISTKMMPPVGVIIPVYLIFRDLRWLDNVWALALMYTVMNLPVVVWTLFAYFREIPQEMMEAARVDGASIAQEVTRVLLPVSGLAVASAALLSIILAWNEAFWSLNLTSAHASPLSVYVASFKTAEGLFWAKMSAASMIAIFPVMVMGWLAQRQLVRGLTFGAIK from the coding sequence GTGAGTGAGGGCAAGCGCGTCCGCTGGGAACTGACCCTGTTAGCTTATCTGGTTGCGGGTGTGATGTTCTTCCCGATCTTTTGGATGTTTCTCACTGGGTTCAAAAGCGAGGGCGACGCCATCGCCATCCCACCCAAGCTGCTGTTTACACCTACGCTCGAAAGTATCCGCGAAGCCCTCACCCGCAGCGACTATGCCCAGCACTTCCTCAACTCCCTCATCTCGGCGTTGGGTTCTACGGCTTTGGCTTTGCTGTTGGCGATCCCGGCAGCTTACTCCATGGCGTTTTACCCCACTCAGCGCACCAACAGCACCCTTTTGTGGATGATCAGTACCAAGATGATGCCCCCGGTGGGGGTGATTATCCCGGTGTACCTCATCTTCCGTGACCTGCGCTGGCTGGATAACGTATGGGCCTTGGCCTTGATGTACACCGTGATGAACTTGCCAGTGGTGGTCTGGACACTCTTTGCATACTTCCGCGAGATCCCCCAGGAGATGATGGAGGCCGCACGGGTGGACGGAGCCAGTATCGCTCAGGAAGTTACCCGGGTGTTGCTGCCAGTCTCCGGCCTGGCGGTGGCCTCGGCAGCCCTTCTCAGCATCATCCTAGCCTGGAACGAAGCCTTCTGGAGCCTGAACCTGACTTCAGCCCACGCCTCGCCGCTCTCGGTGTACGTTGCCTCCTTCAAGACCGCCGAGGGGCTTTTCTGGGCCAAGATGTCAGCGGCCTCGATGATCGCTATTTTTCCGGTGATGGTTATGGGCTGGCTGGCCCAGCGGCAGCTAGTGCGGGGGCTAACCTTCGGGGCCATCAAGTAG